A portion of the Salminus brasiliensis chromosome 11, fSalBra1.hap2, whole genome shotgun sequence genome contains these proteins:
- the gkup gene encoding glucuronokinase with putative uridyl pyrophosphorylase, translating into MICILLVAGHGTVLETEIKNDVTGLYGHLAGVPKALLPGVGGKKILDFWWETVNTRQLFSEVYLVTNADKYKHYERWATANDFPVENVVNDGSTTLEDRLGAVADLELAIRSRRLQDDIMVIAGDMLCADQNFDIAQVIRFFRSKSGELAIYYELEEGEKCCSRGIVEVCPESHRITHFLEKPQDGVTASRLASVVFYCLRKDTLSYLSDFLLQQPNVEDKTFGRFWEWLINEVKMPVYGMKLPTGFQLIGQVGLSDYTKWLAHYSAKQQESPAKPITCRSYARVGLMGNPSDGFNGKTIAMTISNFWAEVTLVESQALVLLPHPLNDPTEFGSLQDLFRISRKEGYLGGLRLLQATCKKFYQFCSKQGIALTKQNFTLKYDTNIPRQVGLAGSSAIVSSTLKCLMKFYNLTEDDLPKPIRASFILNVETDELFITAGLQDRVVQVYEGLVYMDFSKQLMEERGYGEYIPLDMSSLPTFWLAYLGDPSDSGRIHSNVRQRWLNGDSDVVEAMKRFAELTDQARAAIQSKDWSRLAQFMDENFELRRSVYTDDCLGPGNLKMVQLARQFGSAVKLPGSGGAVVGLCMDSQQLVEMKRAFQEAGCVFCLIVPHCPSDFTAHSSK; encoded by the exons ATGATCTGTATTCTGCTCGTTGCTGGTCATGGGACTGTTCTGGAGACGGAGATTAAG AATGATGTTACAGGTTTGTATGGTCATCTGGCTGGGGTGCCAAAAGCCCTGCTCCCTGGTGTTGGGGGGAAGAAAATACTTGATTTCTGGTGGGAAACGGTCAACAC ACGGCAACTCTTCAGTGAAGTCTATCTAGTCACAAATGCAGACAA GTACAAACACTACGAGCGGTGGGCAACTGCTAATGACTTCCCGGTGGAGAATGTGGTGAATGATGGCAGCACGACTCTCGAGGATCGTCTCGGGGCCGTGGCTGACTTGGAGCTGGCCATCCGAAGCCGCCGACTACAGGACGACATCATGGTG ATCGCGGGAGACATGCTTTGTGCTGACCAGAACTTTGACATTGCTCAAGTTATTCGTTTCTTCAGGTCCAAG TCTGGAGAGCTGGCTATATACTATGAGCTGGAAGAAGGGGAGAAGTGCTGCTCCAGGGGAATTGTGGAAGTGTGTCCAGAATCTCATAG GATCACGCATTTCCTCGAGAAGCCACAGGATGGCGTCACTGCATCTCGTCTGGCCAGTGTGGTTTTCTACTGCCTCCGCAAAGATACACTATCGTACCTCTCAGACTTCCTGCTCCAGCAGCCCAATGTGGAGGACAAGACGTTTGGCAGGTTCTGG GAATGGCTGATAAATGAAGTAAAAATGCCTGTATATGGCATGAAGCTGCCAACAGGGTTCCAACTCATTGGACAAGTG GGTTTATCTGACTACACAAAATGGCTTGCCCATTACTCAGCTAAGCAGCAGGAATCTCCAGCCAAACCCATCACATGTCGTTCCTATGCCAG AGTTGGCCTGATGGGAAATCCCTCGGATGGCTTTAATGGGAAAACCATCGCCATGACCATTTCTAACTTCTGGGCCGAAGTCACACTAGTGGAAAGCCAGGCTCTG gtccTCCTGCCTCATCCTCTCAATGACCCCACCGAGTTCGGAAGTCTGCAGGATCTGTTTCGTATCAGCCGCAAGGAGGG GTATTTGGGAGGTCTAAGGCTGCTACAGGCCACCTGCAAGAAGTTTTATCAGTTCTGCTCAAAGCAAGG TATTGCTCTCACCAAGCAGAACTTCACTCTAAAGTACGACACTAATATTCCACGGCAGGTG GGCCTGGCTGGCAGTAG TGCGATCGTGTCTTCTACCCTGAAGTGCCTGATGAAGTTTTACAACCTCACAGAAGAT GACCTTCCTAAACCAATCAGAGCCAGTTTCATACTGAACGTGGAGACTGATGAGCTCTTCATCACAGCTGGTTTACAGGACCGAGTGGTGCAG GTCTACGAGGGTTTGGTGTACATGGACTTCAGCAAGCAGCTGATGGAAGAGCGAGGTTATG GGGAGTATATCCCTCTGGATATGAGCAGTCTCCCTACATTCTGGCTGGCTTACCTGGGGGATCCGAGTGACTCTGGCCGCATCCACAGCAACGTCAGACAGCGCTGGTTAAACG GTGACTCTGATGTGGTCGAAGCCATGAAACGGTTTGCTGAACTCACAGACCAAGCCAG gGCAGCCATCCAGTCTAAGGACTGGTCCAGACTAGCTCAGTTTATGGATGAAAACTTTGAGCTGAGACG GTCTGTTTACACTGATGACTGTTTGGGCCCAGGAAATCTTAAAATGGTACAGCTGGCGAGACAG tttGGCTCTGCTGTGAAGTTGCCTGGCAGCGGTGGTGCTGTTGTGGGATTGTGCATGGACTCTCAACAACTG GTGGAGATGAAGAGAGCTTTCCAGGAGGCCGGCTGTGTTTTCTGCCTTATTGTGCCTCACTGCCCGTCTGACTTCACAGCGCACAGTTCAAAATGA
- the arcn1b gene encoding archain 1b, which translates to MVLLAAAVCTKAGKAIVSRQFVEMTRTRIEGLLAAFPKLMSTGKQHTFVETDSVRYVYQPLEKLYMVLVTTKNSNILEDLETLRLFSRVIPEYCRVLEEGEISEHCFDIIFAFDEIVALGYRENVNLAQIRTFTEMDSHEEKVFRAVRETQEREANAEMRRKAKELQQARRDAERAGKKAPGFGGFGSSGMSGVSPATIITDSLVEPEKPKMTPAPVRPSGPSKALKLGAKGKEVDNFVDKLKSEGENIIMHSAGKKQSEASKVLQPPVNTESVHLKIEEKISLTCGRDGGLQNMEILGMIILRVSDDQNGRIRLHINNNDKKGVQLQTHPNVDKKLFTAESLIGLKNPEKSFPLNSDVGVLKWRLQTTDESLIPLTINCWPSESGSNCDVNIEYELQDEGLELNDVIISIPVPSGVGAPVIGDLDGEYRHDSRKNILEWCLPVIDENNKSGSLEFSIAGKPNDFFPVNVSFVSRRNYSDIQVAKVTQVEGDSPVKFSLETSFVVDKYEIL; encoded by the exons ATG GTGCTCTTGGCAGCAGCAGTGTGCACCAAGGCTGGAAAAGCCATAGTGTCGCGTCAGTTTGTAGAGATGACACGCACTCGCATAGAGGGTCTTTTGGCCGCCTTCCCTAAACTGATGAGCACAGGGAAGCAGCACACCTTTGTTGAGACAGACAGTGTGCGCTATGTCTACCAACCCTTAGAGAAACTCTACATGGTTCTTGTGACCACAAAGAACAGCAACATTCTGGAGGACTTGGAGACATTGCGTCTCTTCTCCCGTGTG ATTCCTGAGTATTGTCGCGTGCTGGAGGAAGGGGAGATCTCAGAGCACTGCTTTGATATCATATTTGCATTTGATGAGATTGTTGCCCTGGGCTACAGGGAAAATGTCAATTTGGCCCAGATCCGTACCTTCACCGAGATGGACTCACATGAGGAAAAGGTCTTCCGTGCTGTCAGAGAG ACCCAAGAACGTGAAGCCAATGCAGAGATGAGGCGGAAGGCCAAAGAGCTGCAGCAGGCAAGACGGGATGCTGAGCGTGCAGGCAAAAAAGCACCTGGTTTTGGAGGTTTTGGAAGTTCAGGAATGAGCGGTGTCAGTCCAGCCACCATCATCACAGATTCATTGGTGGAACCTGAGAAGCCGAAAATGACCCCAGCCCCAGTTAG gCCAAGTGGTCCTAGTAAAGCCCTAAAGCTGGGCGCCAAGGGAAAGGAGGTTGATAACTTTGTAGACAAACTGAAGTCTGAGGGTGAGAATATCATCATGCACAGCGCAGGAAAGAAACAGTCAGAGGCGTCTAAAGTCCTTCAACCTCCAGTGAACACAGAGAG TGTACATCTGAAGATAGAGGAGAAGATATCTCTCACATGTGGACGAGATGGTGGATTGCAAAATATGGAGATTTTGGGCATGATAATCCTGAGGGTGTCGGATGACCAGAATGGCCGTATCCGCTTGCACATTAACAACAACGACAAAAAAGGAGTGCAACTGCAG ACCCACCCCAATGTGGATAAGAAGCTCTTCACTGCAGAGTCCTTGATCGGTCTGAAAAACCCAGAGAagtcttttccactcaacagtGATGTGGGTGTGCTGAAGTGGAGGCTACAGACCACAGATGAATCCCTCATCCCTTTAACCA TAAACTGCTGGCCATCAGAGAGTGGTAGTAACTGCGATGTCAACATTGAATATGAGCTCCAGGATGAAGGCCTTGAACTCAACGACGTGATCATTAGCATCCCTGTGCC GTCTGGAGTTGGTGCCCCTGTCATTGGAGACCTTGATGGTGAGTATCGCCACGACAGCAGAAAAAACATCCTGGAATGGTGCCTGCCTGTCAtagatgaaaataataaaagtggaaGCCTGGAGTTCAGCATAGCTGGAAAACCCAACGACTTCTTCCCAGTGAACGTCTCGTTTGTGTCTAGACGCAACTACAGCGACATTCAg GTGGCCAAAGTAACCCAGGTAGAAGGGGACAGCCCAGTGAAATTTTCCTTGGAGACTTCATTTGTTGTTGACAAGTATGAGATCCTCTAA